From a single Capsicum annuum cultivar UCD-10X-F1 chromosome 12, UCD10Xv1.1, whole genome shotgun sequence genomic region:
- the LOC107851040 gene encoding glucan endo-1,3-beta-glucosidase 11: protein MSTMESIIHIHYLSSTLLIILVFLSPVMATSIGVNYGQIADNLPPPEKVVPLVKSMGATRVKLYDADPHVLKAFANSGVEFIVSLGNEYLSDMKDPAKAQAWVKTNVQAYLPATKITCIAVGNEVLTSNDTSLSGNLMPAMENVYAALVNCNLDKQVSVTTAHSVAILGTSYPPSAGAFRKDPVTCVTQVLDFHCKTGSPFLINAYPYFAYQADPKQVPLDFVLFQPNQGIIDPVTNLHYDNMLYAQIDAVHSALASIGYKNMCVQISETGWPSKGDANELGATMDNARKYNCNLIKLVSQKKGTPLRPNSNLNVYVFALFNENLKPGPTSERNYGLFKPDGTPSYPLGFSGITNTVSANSSSGSSSRSGSGGSSTPTSWSPQDGSSSSGYMSITSDSGRVLFCWKSLILRLHIVCCLMSLLFSQL, encoded by the exons ATGTCTACTATGGAATCCATCATCCATATCCACTACTTATCTTCAACATTGCTTATAATTCTAGTGTTTCTGAGCCCGGTTATGGCGACTTCTATCGGCGTAAACTATGGTCAGATAGCGGATAATCTTCCTCCACCAGAAAAAGTGGTTCCCTTAGTCAAATCCATGGGAGCTACCAGAGTGAAGCTATATGATGCTGATCCACATGTGCTCAAAGCCTTTGCGAACAGCGGTGTTGAATTCATTGTCAGCCTTGGCAATGAATACCTCTCCGATATGAAGGATCCTGCTAAAGCTCAAGCTTGGGTTAAAACCAATGTGCAAGCCTATTTACCTGCGACTAAAATCACGTGTATAGCAGTTGGAAATGAAGTACTTACGTCCAACGACACTTCACTATCCGGCAATCTCATGCCTGCTATGGAAAATGTTTACGCTGCGCTAGTCAATTGCAACTTGGACAAGCAAGTCAGTGTCACCACTGCTCATTCTGTTGCGATTCTAGGGACTTCCTACCCGCCTTCTGCAGGCGCTTTTCGTAAAGATCCTGTGACCTGTGTTACACAGGTGTTGGACTTTCATTGTAAAACTGGTTCTCCTTTTTTGATCAATGCATATCCTTATTTTGCATATCAGGCGGATCCAAAACAGGTGCCACTCGATTTCGTGCTCTTTCAACCTAATCAGGGAATTATTGATCCTGTAACCAATCTTCATTACGATAACATGCTTTACGCTCAAATTGATGCGGTTCACTCTGCTTTAGCTTCAATTGGCTACAAAAACATGTGCGTTCAGATCTCAGAAACAGGATGGCCATCCAAAGGTGACGCCAATGAGCTCGGGGCAACGATGGATAATGCTAGGAAATACAATTGCAATCTCATCAAACTTGTGAGTCAGAAAAAGGGAACTCCATTGAGGCCTAATTCCAATTTGAATGTATACGTATTTGCCCTGTTTAACGAGAACTTGAAGCCTGGCCCAACATCAGAGCGGAACTACGGCCTTTTCAAGCCTGATGGAACACCGTCTTACCCCTTAGGATTCTCCGGCATCACCAACACCGTCAGTGCTAATAGTAGCTCAGGTAGTAGTTCAAGATCTGGCAGTGGTGGTTCTTCAACACCGACGTCGTGGTCACCGCAGGACGGGAGTTCCTCATCTGGCTATATGTCCATTACTTCTGATTCG GGAAGAGTTCTATTTTGCTGGAAATCCTTGATTCTCCGACTCCACATTGTATGTTGTTTAATGTCACTTCTTTTTTCCCAACTGTAA